In Aquila chrysaetos chrysaetos chromosome 10, bAquChr1.4, whole genome shotgun sequence, the following proteins share a genomic window:
- the NSUN5 gene encoding 28S rRNA (cytosine-C(5))-methyltransferase, with product MALYSAAAAVLEGLERGDGGIKTLVYNSRFPHVRQLYALVSETLRYSSVLEKLLAGAALLRAEKKLPLPLAKVLVYDLLFGKGLKCGGRWKALARRHRARLEAELARLKVQQKVSRNEDLLAPVQAACPGACQVPRYVRVNTLKTCVDDAIDFFKRQGYSYLGKAASVEELRALSGKKFLLDLHLPELLVFPPETDFHDNLLYTSGHIILQDKASCLPAFLLSPAAGSHIIDACAAPGNKTSHLAAILKNKGQIFAFDVDTKRLATMNTMLMRAGVTGFQLAQQDFLTVDPGDAKYSKVTYILLDPSCSGSGMVNRVPREEAAPSAERLQALAGFQRKVLSHALSFPALQRLVYSTCSLHREENEDVVQAVLQEWGSTFRLVNAFPSWPWRGLAAFSGAESCLRASPADTLTHGFFVAVLERHGEGTAAPSSLPAAAEDNPQHGEGTEPRAAPKKRKRKKQWVKE from the exons ATGGCGCTCTACAGCGCGGCCGCCGCCGTcctggaggggctggagcgcGGCGACGGCGGGATTAAGACCCTGGTGTACAACAGCCGCTTCccg CACGTCCGGCAGCTGTACGCCCTGGTGTCCGAGACACTCCGCTACTCCTCGGTGCTTGAGAAGCTGCTGGCCGGCGCCGCGCTGCTGCGGGCCGAGAAGAAGCTGCCGCTGCCGCTGGCGAAG GTGCTGGTGTACGACCTGCTCTTCGGCAAGGGCCTGAAGTGCGGGGGCCGCTGGAAGGCACTGGCTCGGCGGCACCGGGCCCGGCTGGAGGCTGAGCTGGCCCGCCTGAAGGTGCAGCAGAAGGTGAGCCGCAACGAGGACCTCCTGGCCCCGGTGCAGGCAGCGTGTCCCGGAG cctgccAGGTGCCACGCTATGTCCGAGTCAACACCCTGAAGACTTGTGTCGACGATGCGATTGACTTCTTCAAGCGCCAGGGCTACTCCTACCTGGGCAAGGCAGCCAG TGTGGAGGAACTGAGGGCCCTCTCCGGGAAGAAATTTTTGTTGGATCTTCATCTCCCGGAGCTGCTGGTTTTCCCTCCGGAGACGGACTTCCATGACAACCTCCTGTACACTTCAGGACACATAATTCTGCAGGACAAG gccagctgcctccctgccttcctcctcagccctgctgctggctcccACATCATTGATGCCTGCGCTGCTCCTGGGAACAAGACCAGCCACCTGGCTGCCATCCTGAAGAACAAGGG CCAGATCTTTGCCTTTGACGTGGACACCAAGCGCCTGGCCACCATGAACACCATGCTGATGCGGGCTGGGGTCACCGGCTTCCAGCTGGCCCAGCAGGACTTCCTGACTGTGGATCCCGGAGACGCCAAGTACAGCAAGGTGACCTATATCCTCCTTGACCCATCCTGCAGTGGCTCAG GGATGGTGAACCGGGTGCCAAGGGAGGAGGCTGCCCCGAGTGCTGAGCGGCTGCAGGCACTGGCCGGCTTCCAGCGCAAGGTTTTGAGCCATGCCCTGAGCTTCCCGGCTCTCCAGCGGTTGGTCTATTCCACCTGTTCGCTGCACCGGGAGGAGAACGAGGATGTGGTGCAGGCTGTGCTACAGGAGTGGGGCTCAACCTTCAG GCTGGTGAACGCCTTCCCTTCCTGGCCCTGGCGAGGACTCGCTGCCTTCTCCGGGGCAGAGAGCTGCCTCCGCGCCTCTCCTGCAGATACACTCACCCATGGCTTCTTTGTGGCTGTCCTGGAGCGGCACGGGGAAGGGACTGCTGCCCCCAG ctccctgcctgcggCAGCTGAGGACAACCCACAGCATGGAGAGGGAACGGAGCCAAGAGCAGCTCctaagaagaggaagaggaaaaagcagtggGTGAAGGAgtga